In Chaetodon auriga isolate fChaAug3 chromosome 7, fChaAug3.hap1, whole genome shotgun sequence, a genomic segment contains:
- the LOC143323797 gene encoding uncharacterized protein C14orf132: MELSLMAAQHFPAVSGAFMDSPYNGNTSLQTSTSNLNAGYSRPSEAEDDGKVSSDTIWLWIAVLATIGNIVVVAVVCACAF; the protein is encoded by the coding sequence CATTTCCCGGCTGTGAGCGGGGCCTTCATGGATTCTCCGTACAATGGCAACACGTCCTTGCAGACGTCCACCTCCAACCTCAACGCTGGTTACTCTCGACCCTCAGAagcagaggatgatgggaaagtATCCAGTGACACCATCTGGCTGTGGATCGCTGTGCTGGCAACCATTGGCAACATAGTGGTGGTGGCTGTGGTTTGCGCCTGTGCCTTCTGA